A stretch of Syntrophaceae bacterium DNA encodes these proteins:
- the dnaK gene encoding molecular chaperone DnaK yields the protein MGKIIGIDLGTTNSCVAIMEGGDPVVIANQEGNRTTPSVVAFTDNGERLVGQVARRQAITNPENTVYAIKRLIGRKFTSKEVQYDKSITAYKITEAANGDGQVTVRGRNYSPAEISSMVLGKMKQTAEDYLGQKVTDAVITVPAYFNDSQRQATKDAGKIAGLNVLRIINEPTAAALAYGLEKKKDQKIAVFDLGGGTFDISILEIGDGVFEVKSTNGDTHLGGEDFDQKLIDFLVTEFKKDQGIDLRNDRMALQRLKEAAEKAKMELSTSMETDINLPFITADASGPKHMNIKLTRAKLEALVEDLIEKLEPPCRTALKDASLTPKDIDEVILVGGMTRMPRVQQKVKEMFGKEPHKGVNPDEVVAVGAAIQGGVLAGDVKDVLLLDVTPLSLGIETLGGVMTKLIEKNTTIPTKKSQIFSTAADNQTAVTIHVLQGERPMAADNRTLGHFELVGIPAAPRGLPQVEVTFDIDANGIVHVAAKDLGTGKEQSIRITASSGLSDDEIQRFVKEAELHADEDKRKRELIEARNHADALAYSVEKNVKEFGDKIDAAEKTRIEEAIARLKKAIEGDDLQAIQSAQEELTTASHKLAEAMYAKSTAGAGPGGPQAGGEAGGAQQSSGRKDDDVVDADFEEVK from the coding sequence ATGGGAAAGATTATCGGAATTGACTTGGGGACGACCAATTCGTGTGTAGCCATCATGGAAGGGGGAGACCCCGTCGTCATCGCAAACCAGGAGGGAAACCGCACCACGCCGTCCGTCGTTGCCTTCACGGACAACGGGGAGCGGTTGGTTGGCCAGGTGGCCAGACGACAGGCTATCACCAACCCCGAAAATACGGTTTATGCAATCAAGCGCCTCATCGGACGGAAGTTCACGTCCAAGGAAGTGCAGTACGATAAGAGCATTACGGCCTACAAGATTACGGAGGCCGCAAACGGAGATGGTCAGGTCACCGTCCGGGGACGAAACTACAGCCCTGCCGAGATTTCCTCAATGGTTCTAGGAAAAATGAAGCAGACGGCAGAAGACTACCTGGGCCAAAAAGTGACGGATGCGGTCATCACCGTACCGGCCTATTTCAACGACTCCCAGCGGCAGGCGACGAAGGACGCAGGAAAGATCGCCGGGCTCAACGTCCTGCGTATCATCAACGAGCCTACGGCGGCAGCCCTTGCGTATGGCCTGGAGAAGAAGAAAGACCAGAAGATCGCGGTCTTCGATCTGGGCGGCGGCACCTTCGACATCTCCATCCTGGAGATCGGTGACGGTGTATTCGAGGTGAAGTCCACCAACGGGGACACACACCTTGGCGGAGAGGACTTTGACCAGAAGTTGATCGACTTCCTGGTGACGGAATTCAAGAAAGACCAGGGGATCGACCTGAGAAACGACCGGATGGCCCTTCAGCGCCTCAAGGAGGCGGCGGAAAAGGCCAAGATGGAGCTTTCCACCTCCATGGAGACGGACATAAACCTCCCCTTCATCACGGCCGACGCATCGGGACCCAAGCATATGAATATCAAGCTCACCCGGGCCAAACTGGAGGCCCTCGTGGAGGACCTGATCGAGAAGCTGGAGCCTCCCTGCCGGACCGCCCTGAAGGACGCCTCCCTCACGCCGAAGGACATCGACGAGGTCATCCTCGTGGGAGGCATGACCCGCATGCCCCGGGTCCAGCAGAAGGTCAAGGAGATGTTCGGGAAGGAGCCCCACAAGGGAGTCAACCCGGATGAAGTCGTGGCCGTGGGGGCCGCGATTCAGGGCGGTGTTCTCGCCGGAGACGTGAAGGACGTGCTGCTCCTGGACGTGACGCCCCTGTCTCTCGGCATCGAAACCCTGGGCGGCGTCATGACGAAGCTCATCGAGAAGAATACGACCATTCCCACGAAGAAGAGCCAGATCTTCTCGACGGCGGCGGACAACCAGACGGCCGTGACCATCCATGTCCTCCAGGGAGAGCGTCCCATGGCGGCGGATAACCGGACCCTAGGACATTTCGAGCTGGTGGGCATCCCGGCAGCGCCGCGGGGACTCCCGCAGGTCGAGGTCACCTTCGACATCGATGCCAACGGCATCGTTCACGTTGCGGCAAAGGATCTCGGCACCGGGAAGGAACAGAGCATCCGCATTACGGCCTCCAGCGGCCTCTCGGACGACGAGATCCAGCGCTTCGTCAAGGAAGCGGAGCTCCACGCTGACGAAGACAAGCGGAAGCGCGAGCTCATCGAGGCCCGGAATCACGCCGATGCCCTGGCATACAGTGTGGAGAAGAACGTGAAGGAGTTCGGCGATAAGATCGATGCGGCCGAAAAGACACGGATCGAAGAGGCGATTGCCCGATTGAAGAAGGCGATTGAAGGAGATGACCTCCAGGCGATCCAATCGGCCCAGGAGGAACTGACGACGGCCTCCCACAAGCTGGCCGAGGCTATGTACGCCAAATCAACGGCAGGAGCCGGGCCGGGAGGTCCTCAGGCCGGTGGAGAGGCGGGCGGAGCCCAGCAGTCTTCCGGGAGGAAAGACGACGACGTCGTGGACGCCGATTTCGAGGAAGTCAAGTAA
- a CDS encoding HD domain-containing protein, producing the protein MDVPGNDSSRVYQGKALIADPIYSYAFFTVPTPEASGEATEKDLIDTPWLQRLRRIYQLQSARWVYPSAEHTRFQHSLGTMHNAGEFARHLYPSLKDVCTDAPSLPYVEELLRLGGLLHDVGHGPFGHFFDDHYLSRYGLTHEDLGGLIITRRLGRIIARIRRSPEGPFAPGERLTPGDVAFLIKRPSRVDARRPRWLRFLRQLFSGIYTVDNLDYVQRDAYMTGFSLDMVDMARLRFYTFFTEQGLTLHKAGVTALSRFVNARLNLYTNVYFHRTTRALDLHLQEVFSDTLDFLLTGSPAEDLDGYLTCDEWRLFQEVQSWLGCGEQKKERLARQWQRFHNRQLKWKMAYSTEIPVDRLPRGTQFSSSAHFEERIRSFLPKPLRGLSFRVDLATQDPRPLNPMAESERRILIFDPVTGRTSPEPLREIYRFIPARVVHFRVFALNHVYDRSLSEAAEKALEVIEEASATNV; encoded by the coding sequence ATGGATGTGCCAGGGAACGATTCCAGCCGGGTCTACCAGGGAAAGGCCCTCATCGCCGACCCGATCTATTCGTACGCGTTTTTTACCGTGCCGACGCCGGAGGCGTCCGGGGAGGCAACGGAAAAAGACCTCATCGATACGCCCTGGCTCCAGAGGCTCCGGCGGATCTATCAGCTCCAGAGCGCCCGCTGGGTCTATCCCTCGGCGGAGCATACCCGGTTTCAGCACTCCCTGGGGACGATGCACAACGCCGGCGAGTTCGCCCGACACCTTTATCCCAGCCTGAAGGATGTCTGCACCGATGCCCCGAGCCTTCCCTATGTGGAAGAACTCCTCCGCCTGGGGGGCCTCCTCCATGATGTCGGCCACGGCCCTTTCGGCCACTTCTTTGACGACCACTACCTGTCACGTTACGGACTGACGCACGAGGACCTCGGAGGGCTGATCATCACGCGCCGGCTCGGCCGGATCATCGCCCGGATCCGGCGAAGCCCCGAGGGGCCTTTCGCGCCGGGTGAGCGGCTCACGCCGGGCGACGTGGCCTTCCTGATCAAGAGACCATCCCGGGTCGACGCCCGGAGGCCCCGCTGGCTCCGCTTCCTCCGCCAGCTTTTTTCGGGAATCTACACCGTGGACAACCTCGATTATGTCCAGCGGGACGCCTACATGACGGGCTTTTCCCTGGACATGGTGGACATGGCCCGGCTCCGGTTTTACACGTTTTTCACGGAGCAAGGCTTGACCCTTCACAAGGCCGGTGTGACCGCTCTGAGCCGCTTCGTCAACGCCCGTCTGAACCTGTATACGAATGTCTATTTCCACCGCACGACCCGGGCCCTGGACCTTCATCTCCAGGAGGTTTTCAGCGACACCCTGGACTTCCTCCTGACGGGCAGCCCTGCGGAAGACCTGGACGGGTATCTGACCTGCGATGAATGGCGGCTTTTCCAGGAAGTCCAGTCGTGGCTCGGATGCGGAGAACAGAAGAAGGAGCGCCTCGCCCGCCAGTGGCAGCGTTTCCATAACCGGCAGCTGAAGTGGAAAATGGCCTATTCGACGGAGATCCCCGTGGATCGTCTCCCGCGGGGCACTCAATTCTCCAGCTCAGCCCACTTTGAGGAGCGGATCCGTTCCTTTCTGCCGAAGCCCCTGCGGGGCCTGTCTTTCCGGGTCGACCTTGCAACCCAGGATCCCCGTCCGCTCAATCCCATGGCGGAGTCGGAGAGGCGCATCCTCATTTTCGACCCGGTGACGGGGCGGACCTCTCCGGAACCTCTCCGGGAGATATATCGGTTCATCCCCGCCCGGGTGGTTCATTTTCGAGTATTTGCCCTGAATCACGTCTATGACCGATCCCTCTCCGAGGCCGCGGAAAAGGCCCTTGAAGTGATCGAGGAAGCCTCCGCTACCAACGTATGA
- a CDS encoding D-sedoheptulose 7-phosphate isomerase, with the protein MEDNIVQRFRESAHLKDVFINDNLGKIVAAVVAITGALKAGNKILLFGNGGSAGDAQHLAGEFINRFLIERPPLPAIALTTDTSVITSIANDFDYSEIFSKQIRALGQAGDVAWGISTSGTSSNVFKGLEMAKKIGMITLAMTGRDGGPIARMADHSLHVASSSTPRIQEVHITAGHVICEMVDYKLFQKPDLK; encoded by the coding sequence ATGGAAGACAATATCGTTCAGAGATTTCGTGAGAGCGCGCATCTGAAAGATGTCTTCATCAACGACAATCTGGGGAAAATCGTGGCGGCCGTGGTTGCCATCACGGGTGCCCTGAAGGCGGGAAACAAGATTCTGCTTTTTGGAAATGGAGGATCCGCTGGTGATGCCCAGCATCTGGCCGGTGAGTTCATCAACCGATTTCTGATCGAAAGGCCACCCCTGCCGGCGATTGCCTTGACGACCGATACCTCCGTTATTACGAGCATTGCAAACGACTTCGATTATTCGGAGATATTCAGCAAGCAGATTCGGGCTCTGGGACAGGCCGGAGATGTGGCTTGGGGGATCAGTACGAGCGGGACGTCGTCCAATGTCTTCAAAGGGCTGGAAATGGCGAAGAAAATCGGAATGATCACGCTGGCCATGACAGGACGGGACGGCGGCCCGATCGCCCGCATGGCGGATCACTCCCTGCACGTGGCTTCCAGCAGCACTCCCCGCATTCAGGAGGTGCACATCACAGCGGGCCACGTAATCTGCGAAATGGTGGATTATAAACTCTTTCAGAAGCCGGACCTGAAGTAG
- the grpE gene encoding nucleotide exchange factor GrpE, which produces MVKKPKQEKEEMHGRGDEPTSQAETEFREADATEETREALKAKLQEKEREAAENYDKYLRAVAELDNFRKRAARDKMDAIKYGNEQILKDLLPLTDAMDRALQHSETSCDFDAFRKGLDLLRSQLTACLGRHGVEAIDCLRKPFDPNIHEALMQVAGDGHEENEVVDELEKGYLLNGRLLRPAKVSVCKRTRGDQNC; this is translated from the coding sequence ATGGTGAAGAAACCGAAGCAGGAAAAGGAAGAAATGCATGGCCGGGGAGACGAGCCGACATCCCAAGCCGAGACTGAATTTCGTGAAGCGGATGCAACCGAAGAAACACGGGAAGCCCTGAAGGCGAAACTGCAGGAAAAGGAGAGGGAAGCGGCGGAGAATTACGACAAGTATTTGCGAGCCGTTGCGGAACTGGATAATTTTAGAAAACGCGCCGCACGGGACAAAATGGATGCCATCAAGTACGGTAACGAGCAGATCCTGAAGGACCTGCTCCCTTTGACGGACGCCATGGACCGGGCTCTGCAGCACTCCGAGACATCCTGTGACTTCGATGCGTTCCGGAAGGGGCTTGATCTGCTGCGCTCCCAATTGACGGCCTGCCTGGGCCGGCATGGCGTCGAGGCCATCGATTGCCTGCGCAAACCCTTCGATCCGAACATTCACGAAGCGCTGATGCAGGTAGCCGGAGATGGTCACGAAGAGAACGAAGTCGTGGATGAACTGGAGAAAGGATATCTGCTGAACGGCAGGCTGCTGAGGCCCGCCAAGGTTTCCGTTTGTAAACGAACGCGCGGCGACCAGAACTGTTAA
- a CDS encoding TRAP transporter small permease has protein sequence MTRVNYIAGAAVVAMMLLTCADIVMRFFGKPLPGVYDLVGFLGAVSVSFALAYTSVQRGHVAVEIVMERLPQRIQFRLQCIGNLGGAVFFLFLMWQSFLYARELFDSGEVSMTVAMPIHPFVFGMSAGCGLLSIVLIMDGLLFLRRGFAK, from the coding sequence ATGACCCGCGTTAATTACATTGCCGGGGCGGCCGTTGTGGCGATGATGCTCTTGACCTGCGCCGACATCGTCATGCGGTTTTTCGGGAAGCCCCTTCCCGGCGTGTATGACCTCGTCGGGTTTCTGGGGGCCGTCTCCGTTTCTTTCGCCCTGGCGTACACCTCCGTGCAGCGCGGTCACGTGGCGGTTGAAATCGTGATGGAAAGGCTGCCGCAAAGGATCCAGTTCCGGCTGCAATGTATAGGGAATCTCGGAGGTGCCGTTTTCTTTCTGTTCCTGATGTGGCAATCCTTTCTCTACGCCAGGGAGCTCTTTGATTCGGGAGAGGTCTCGATGACGGTCGCGATGCCCATCCATCCTTTCGTGTTCGGCATGTCCGCCGGTTGCGGTCTCCTCAGCATTGTGTTGATTATGGATGGTCTCCTTTTCCTGAGAAGAGGGTTTGCGAAATGA
- a CDS encoding anaerobic ribonucleoside-triphosphate reductase, translating to MMPRPPSETTDITLFVRTSGEEIARWSRQRIVDALMRETDIDRETADAVSREVEKQIVASGIAVLTASLIRELVDAKLIERGLEQTRKMHARLGFPLYDVRQLISHENKENANIPHGPEGTNLLLAEGVKREYALHEVFSQEVGDAHAAGDIHLHGLGSIDRPYSACLTLEHLKKAGLCLPHSLNAAKPAKHPEVLLAHMVRYSTVLQGHFAAMVAWDGINLSFAPYLAGMSDREIRQFAQMLVYEFSQLTAGRGGQAMFTDIHLYWDIPPHFRELRVVGPGGKEGKRSYADCLPDARRFISALLEVFRRGDATGRPFIFPRPLIHLTESFFLDPQGQYLLELASEAAVEKGNPCFVFDRGGRPSLFGPGFPDTEPGAGLSGARAARSFFLHNVTLNLPRLGYLAGGDDDRLFALLTDRIHLAAQAHLQKKQYLEGLIGLGEEGPLASLVMAVDGEPFLDLAQSVSLVGMVGLHELLMLHRGEGLDGSEEAWRFGLEVVRKLETVTAGLGRRLGIPLLAGQTHAETTSYRFARLDLKYHSPRAGHTVRGNLARGELYYTNSTHLPISVPLDPFARARLEGAFHPHLPAFPITQVWLGEDRPSASLVARFLARIFRETACGCISLSPEFTSCLDCCAVERGLRDACRQCGSVRVEQIAQITQYFSRVSAWNRGKRAELRDRHRGFPPNS from the coding sequence ATGATGCCCCGACCTCCTTCCGAAACAACCGATATCACGCTTTTCGTCCGGACTTCCGGCGAGGAGATCGCCCGCTGGAGCCGCCAGCGCATCGTCGATGCCCTGATGCGGGAGACCGACATCGATCGGGAAACGGCGGATGCCGTGAGCCGTGAGGTGGAAAAACAGATCGTTGCGTCGGGGATAGCCGTCCTGACCGCCTCCCTGATCCGTGAACTGGTGGATGCAAAGCTCATCGAACGGGGTCTGGAACAGACAAGGAAGATGCATGCCCGCCTCGGGTTCCCCCTGTACGACGTGCGGCAGCTCATTTCCCACGAGAACAAGGAAAACGCGAATATCCCCCACGGCCCGGAGGGAACCAACCTCCTCTTGGCCGAGGGCGTCAAACGGGAATACGCCCTTCATGAGGTCTTTTCACAGGAGGTCGGAGATGCCCATGCCGCCGGGGACATCCACCTCCATGGCCTCGGCTCCATTGACCGGCCCTACAGCGCCTGCCTTACCCTGGAGCACCTCAAGAAAGCGGGGCTTTGTCTCCCCCATTCTCTGAACGCAGCCAAGCCGGCGAAACATCCGGAAGTCCTCCTGGCCCACATGGTCCGATACAGCACGGTTCTCCAGGGGCATTTCGCCGCCATGGTGGCGTGGGACGGGATCAATCTGTCTTTTGCCCCTTACTTGGCGGGAATGTCGGACCGGGAAATCCGCCAGTTCGCTCAAATGCTCGTATATGAGTTTTCCCAACTCACTGCCGGCCGGGGCGGCCAGGCGATGTTTACGGACATTCATCTCTACTGGGATATCCCTCCGCATTTCAGGGAATTAAGGGTGGTCGGGCCCGGCGGAAAAGAAGGCAAGAGGAGCTATGCCGATTGCCTGCCCGATGCCCGGCGGTTCATATCGGCCCTCCTGGAGGTTTTTCGTCGGGGAGACGCTACGGGGAGACCTTTCATCTTCCCTCGTCCCCTGATTCACCTGACCGAAAGCTTTTTCCTCGATCCCCAGGGGCAATACCTTCTTGAACTGGCCTCTGAAGCGGCCGTAGAGAAGGGGAATCCCTGTTTTGTCTTCGACCGGGGGGGGCGTCCGTCCCTGTTCGGTCCGGGCTTTCCGGATACGGAACCCGGGGCGGGGCTGTCCGGGGCAAGAGCTGCCCGTTCGTTCTTTCTCCACAACGTAACCCTCAATCTGCCCCGCCTGGGCTACCTGGCCGGGGGTGACGACGACCGGCTGTTCGCCCTTCTGACAGACCGGATCCACCTGGCTGCTCAGGCTCATCTTCAGAAAAAACAATACCTGGAGGGTCTGATCGGTCTGGGCGAAGAGGGGCCGCTGGCTTCCCTGGTCATGGCCGTGGATGGGGAACCGTTTCTGGACCTGGCCCAATCGGTATCGCTCGTGGGCATGGTGGGCCTCCATGAACTCTTGATGCTTCACCGGGGTGAGGGACTGGACGGATCCGAAGAAGCCTGGAGGTTTGGTCTGGAGGTGGTTCGCAAGCTGGAAACCGTTACGGCCGGACTGGGACGTCGCCTTGGTATTCCGCTGCTGGCGGGACAGACTCACGCGGAGACCACGTCGTACCGCTTCGCCCGCCTTGATCTGAAGTATCATTCTCCCAGGGCCGGCCACACCGTGCGGGGAAATCTGGCCCGGGGCGAGCTGTATTATACGAACTCCACCCATCTGCCCATATCGGTTCCGCTGGATCCCTTCGCTCGGGCTCGGCTGGAAGGGGCCTTCCATCCCCACCTGCCAGCTTTTCCAATCACCCAGGTCTGGCTGGGCGAGGATAGGCCGTCAGCGAGTTTGGTTGCCCGTTTTCTCGCACGGATTTTTCGGGAGACCGCCTGTGGCTGCATATCCCTGTCGCCTGAATTCACCTCCTGCCTTGACTGCTGTGCTGTAGAGCGCGGGCTGCGGGACGCCTGCCGGCAATGCGGGTCCGTCCGGGTTGAGCAGATCGCCCAGATCACCCAGTATTTCAGTCGGGTATCGGCCTGGAATCGCGGGAAGCGGGCGGAACTCCGGGATCGGCATCGAGGATTTCCTCCCAATTCCTGA
- a CDS encoding TRAP transporter large permease encodes MTPITTGIVAFLVLVALLFMQIPVGFVMGIVGFVGFAYLVSWDASLSIIARDFFATFSSYNLTVIPLFVLMGQVAFHSGMSARLFNAAHKFLGHLPGGLAIATIGACASFSAICGSTSATAATMASVALPEMKKYKYDPALATGVVAAGGSLGILIPPSTIFIIYGVMTEQSIGKLFAAGILPGILLSLLFVVTILIWTHINPGLYEKASPCSFREKLQSLAGVIETFILFIMVMGGLFVGLFTPTEAAAVGAFGTILIAVIGRTLSWKGFMTALNETTRISCMIFVVVAGATVFGHFLAVTTIPSEVGAWVSQLPIPPWAVIGLIILTYLVLGCLMDSLAMIMLTIPVFYPVVVALGYDPIWFGVIIVLVTEMGVITPPVGINVYVVAGVARDVPLHIIFQGAMKMLMAQMVTALLLIFIPQIALFLPAWMK; translated from the coding sequence ATGACTCCGATCACAACGGGCATCGTCGCATTCCTCGTTCTCGTCGCCTTGCTTTTCATGCAGATTCCGGTCGGATTCGTCATGGGCATCGTCGGATTCGTCGGGTTTGCCTATCTCGTTTCCTGGGATGCCTCGCTGAGCATCATCGCCCGCGATTTCTTTGCGACATTCAGTTCCTACAATCTGACGGTGATTCCTCTCTTCGTCCTGATGGGCCAGGTGGCCTTTCATTCCGGCATGAGCGCCAGACTCTTCAATGCCGCCCACAAGTTCCTCGGGCATCTTCCCGGAGGCTTGGCCATCGCCACGATCGGGGCCTGTGCCAGCTTTTCGGCAATCTGCGGGTCCACCAGCGCAACCGCTGCCACGATGGCCTCCGTAGCCCTGCCGGAGATGAAGAAGTATAAATACGATCCCGCGTTGGCAACGGGCGTGGTTGCCGCCGGAGGAAGTCTCGGCATCCTGATTCCGCCAAGTACGATCTTCATTATTTACGGAGTAATGACGGAGCAGTCCATCGGCAAGCTCTTTGCCGCCGGGATCTTGCCGGGAATCCTGTTGAGCCTGCTCTTTGTCGTCACCATTCTGATCTGGACGCATATCAATCCCGGTCTTTATGAGAAGGCGTCGCCCTGTAGCTTCAGGGAAAAACTGCAATCCCTGGCGGGCGTCATCGAGACGTTCATCCTCTTCATCATGGTTATGGGCGGCCTCTTTGTTGGGCTGTTCACGCCGACGGAAGCCGCGGCCGTCGGGGCTTTTGGAACCATTCTGATTGCCGTTATAGGGAGGACCCTGTCCTGGAAGGGGTTCATGACGGCCCTGAACGAAACGACCCGGATTTCCTGCATGATTTTCGTGGTGGTTGCCGGAGCGACCGTGTTTGGCCATTTCCTTGCGGTGACCACGATCCCGTCCGAGGTGGGTGCCTGGGTATCGCAGCTTCCGATTCCTCCCTGGGCTGTAATCGGTCTGATCATTCTTACTTATCTGGTCCTGGGCTGCCTGATGGACAGCCTGGCCATGATCATGCTGACCATCCCCGTTTTCTATCCGGTTGTCGTCGCCCTCGGGTATGACCCGATCTGGTTCGGGGTTATCATCGTCCTCGTGACGGAAATGGGCGTCATTACGCCTCCGGTCGGCATCAATGTCTACGTGGTGGCAGGAGTTGCGAGGGACGTGCCGCTTCACATTATTTTCCAGGGTGCCATGAAGATGCTCATGGCCCAGATGGTGACGGCCCTGCTGCTCATTTTCATCCCCCAAATTGCGTTATTCCTGCCTGCCTGGATGAAATGA
- a CDS encoding SPFH domain-containing protein, producing MGTNNIVFLEVIEWFDDSGRELAHRIPQEGSGEIKWGAQLTVRESQAAVFFYNGKAVDALGPGRHTLKTMNIPILTKILSTPWGMTSPLRAEVYMANMKVFPNLKWGTRDPVAFRDSELGLIRLRAFGVFNIRIIQPVLFINSLVGTKASYGTEDLEEYLSRVIASRFNDFMGEQIDTIFNLPAKYDELSAGLKQLLQEDLAQFGLRLLDLYINSITPPPEVQKAIDDKSKLGVFDDLNKLLKMKAAMALESAAANQSEAGSALGMGMGFMMPAMFADAFRPGGTAGAAAADTALSCPGCSQPVPKGAKFCSFCGHPLLLYKKCASCGGDIPPQGRFCPTCGKPADEKPVMKKCGACGTENLPGSSFCNACGERI from the coding sequence ATGGGCACGAACAACATTGTCTTTCTGGAAGTCATCGAGTGGTTCGACGATTCGGGGCGGGAGCTCGCTCACCGGATCCCCCAGGAAGGTTCGGGGGAGATCAAGTGGGGGGCCCAGTTGACCGTGCGGGAAAGTCAGGCGGCAGTCTTCTTCTACAACGGCAAGGCTGTGGATGCCCTCGGACCGGGACGGCACACCCTCAAGACGATGAACATCCCGATCCTGACGAAAATCCTGAGCACGCCCTGGGGGATGACCAGCCCGCTCCGTGCCGAGGTCTACATGGCCAACATGAAGGTCTTCCCGAACCTGAAATGGGGAACCCGCGATCCCGTGGCCTTCCGCGATTCCGAGCTCGGCCTGATCCGTCTGCGGGCCTTCGGCGTCTTCAACATCCGGATCATCCAGCCGGTCCTCTTCATCAACAGCCTGGTGGGAACGAAGGCATCCTACGGAACGGAGGACCTGGAGGAATACCTGAGCCGCGTCATCGCATCACGGTTTAACGACTTCATGGGAGAGCAGATCGATACGATTTTCAATCTGCCGGCGAAGTACGACGAGTTGTCGGCGGGGCTCAAGCAGCTTCTCCAGGAGGACCTGGCTCAGTTCGGGCTGAGACTGCTGGATCTCTACATCAATTCCATCACGCCTCCGCCGGAGGTCCAGAAGGCCATCGACGACAAGAGCAAGCTGGGGGTATTTGACGACCTGAACAAGCTGCTCAAGATGAAAGCCGCCATGGCCCTGGAAAGTGCCGCTGCGAATCAGAGCGAAGCCGGTTCGGCCCTGGGCATGGGGATGGGCTTCATGATGCCCGCCATGTTCGCCGACGCCTTCCGTCCCGGTGGTACGGCCGGTGCAGCCGCGGCCGATACCGCCCTTTCCTGTCCCGGCTGCAGCCAGCCCGTCCCGAAGGGGGCCAAGTTCTGTTCCTTCTGCGGCCATCCGCTCCTGCTATACAAAAAGTGCGCTTCCTGCGGCGGGGACATTCCGCCCCAGGGCCGGTTTTGCCCGACCTGCGGAAAGCCGGCGGATGAAAAACCCGTAATGAAGAAGTGCGGGGCCTGCGGGACGGAAAACCTGCCGGGATCTTCTTTCTGCAATGCCTGCGGTGAACGGATCTGA